A genomic region of Alnus glutinosa chromosome 11, dhAlnGlut1.1, whole genome shotgun sequence contains the following coding sequences:
- the LOC133882317 gene encoding F-box/kelch-repeat protein At1g22040-like: MGARLSLNNSRGEPSEVLRSELCKRQRLSSSFCEDNPRLISSLPDEISMQILARIPRINYLNLKLVSRAWKAAILSVELYNVRKELGTTEEWLYILTKVENDKLLWYALDPLSRRWQRLPPMPNFAYEDECRKGMIPLRMWHMVGSSIKIADVIRGWLGKKDTFDRMRLCGCAIGAVDGCLYVLGGFSRASAMKCVWRYDPIFNCWSEAADMSIGRAYCKTGILNNKLYVVGGVTKGPGGLTPLQSGEVFDPHTGIWSKIPSMPFTKAQVLPTAFLADLLKPIATGMTSYRGRLFVPQSLYCWPFFVDVGGEVYDPEMDSWVEMPIGMGEGWPARQAGTKLSVTVDSELYALDPSSSLESAKIKVYDYQDDAWKVIAGDVPIPNFSASESPYLLACLLGKLLVITKDANHNVAILQAALKNHLAPFPSSSSSLDDAHHGISEPIAESERDLWEVISTCSVGSAELVSCQTLNI; the protein is encoded by the coding sequence ATGGGGGCTAGACTGAGCCTAAACAACTCCAGGGGTGAGCCCTCTGAGGTTTTACGAAGTGAACTTTGCAAGAGGCAAAGGTTGTCATCAAGCTTTTGTGAGGATAATCCAAGATTGATCTCCAGTCTTCCTGATGAGATATCTATGCAGATTCTTGCTAGAATTCCTAGGATCAACTATTTAAATCTCAAGTTGGTGTCTCGGGCCTGGAAGGCTGCCATTCTGAGTGTTGAACTTTACAATGTGAGAAAAGAACTTGGAACTACAGAGGAATGGCTGTATATATTAACAAAGGTTGAAAATGATAAGCTTCTATGGTATGCTTTGGATCCTCTATCCAGAAGATGGCAGAGGCTGCCACCAATGCCAAATTTTGCTTATGAAGATGAATGTAGAAAGGGTATGATCCCCCTTCGGATGTGGCATATGGTGGGCTCGAGCATCAAAATTGCCGATGTGATAAGAGGTTGGCTTGGGAAGAAGGATACATTCGATAGAATGCGGCTTTGTGGTTGTGCCATTGGGGCTGTTGATGGCTGCCTCTATGTGCTAGGGGGATTCTCTAGAGCTTCAGCCATGAAATGTGTCTGGCGGTATGATCcaatttttaattgttggagTGAAGCAGCTGATATGTCAATTGGTAGAGCTTATTGTAAGACAGGCATCTTAAACAATAAGCTTTATGTTGTTGGAGGGGTTACTAAGGGCCCTGGTGGATTGACCCCTCTTCAATCTGGTGAAGTTTTTGATCCGCATACTGGTATATGGTCTAAAATACCAAGCATGCCTTTTACAAAAGCTCAGGTGCTACCAACTGCCTTTCTGGCTGATCTGCTCAAGCCTATTGCCACTGGTATGACTTCATACAGGGGAAGGTTATTCGTACCTCAGAGTTTATATTGCTGGCCATTTTTTGTCGATGTTGGAGGGGAAGTTTATGATCCCGAGATGGATTCATGGGTTGAAATGCCTATCGGAATGGGTGAGGGTTGGCCTGCAAGGCAAGCGGGAACAAAATTGAGTGTCACTGTTGACAGTGAGCTGTATGCACTGGATCCATCTAGCTCTCTTGAAAGTGCCAAGATTAAGGTATATGATTACCAAGATGATGCCTGGAAAGTTATTGCAGGAGACGTTCCTATCCCTAACTTCTCTGCTTCAGAGTCTCCGTATCTACTTGCCTGTTTACTTGGGAAACTTCTTGTGATTACTAAAGATGCCAATCACAATGTTGCAATCTTGCAAGCTGCTTTGAAGAATCATTTAGCTCCCTTCccatcatcttcatcatcattgGATGATGCTCACCATGGAATTTCTGAACCAATAGCAGAATCCGAAAGAGATCTTTGGGAGGTAATTTCCACTTGCAGTGTTGGGTCGGCTGAACTGGTGAGCTGTCAAACCCTTAATATTTAA
- the LOC133881163 gene encoding uncharacterized protein LOC133881163 produces the protein MPFGLKNVEATYQRLVNKMFQSQIGRNVEVYMDYMLVKSIQATKHIEDLRETFQTLRKHKMKLNPMKCAFGVSSGRIAALNWFISRSTDKCIPFFKILRKAFTLSEECEEAFGKLKEYLMNPPLLSRPTEGEILYLYLAVSPSAVSLALVREDARIQKLVYFTSKAFHGAEERYLRIEKLAFTLVVSARRLRPYFQAHTIRVLTEYPMGKVLQKPDLSGRLVSWAVELGQFDIEFHPRTAIKGQVLADFLVEFYSILKAEELPKESTWIVHVDGSSAWSRSGVGVILRNPKGQEFGFAIKLDFVTTNNEAEYEVVISGLALSQEMGATNVEIRSDSQVVVGQVQGQFDTQEDRMARYLDQVRKFQSYFDRVVVTKIPREANTRAVELLKIVAATDEEIEASRWQIIVLIEPSITPKVNIMQADTAPTEPKSATKIIQFLKNVTLPQDKAAARKIKNQATRFSLLGEVLYKRGYSEPLLKWLSKTEVEYVLKEIHEGMCGNHSRGRMLAEKTIRAGYYWPSISKDLARVVKHCDKCQRFSRIMKTTPEKLTPITSPWLFAK, from the exons atgcccttcgggtTGAAGAACGTCGAAGCTACTTATCAGAGGTTAGTAAACAAGATGTTTCAAAGTCAGATTGGTAGAAATGTTGAGGTGTACATGGACTATATGTTGGTAAAAAGCATCCAGGCAACCAAACACATAGAAGATCTCCGAGAGACTTTCCAGACACTAAGGAAACATAAGATGAAGCTTAATCCCATGAAGTGTGCATTCGGGGTTTCTTCAG GAAGAATTGCGGCCTTGAATTGGTTCATCTCACGGTCAACAGATAAATGcattcccttctttaaaattttgagaaaagctttTACATtgagtgaggagtgtgaggaagcGTTCGgaaagttgaaggaatacttgATGAATCCTCCATTGTTGAGCCGCCCAACTGAGGGGGAGATACTTTATCTCTATTTGGCTGTATCTCCCTCGGCGGTAAGCTTGGCCTTGGTTAGAGAAGATGCAAGAATTCAAAAACTAGTTTACTTTACGAGTAAGGCATTTCATGGAGCAGAAGAGAGATATCTTCGGATCGAGAAGTTAGCATTTACTCTAGTTGTCTCGGCTCGAAGATTAAGGCCATATTTTCAGGCTCACACTATCCGAGTCTTAACCGAATATCCAATGGGGAAGGTTTTGCAAAAGCCTGACCTCTCAGGGAGATTAGTCAGctgggcggtggaactcggacaGTTCGACATCGAGTTTCACCCTCGGACAGCTATCAAGGGGCAGGTTCTAGCAGATTTCTTGGTAGAATTTTATAGTATCCTCAAAGCAGAAGAACTTCCCAAAGAATCGACCTGGATTGTGCATGTGGATGGGTCCTCGGCATGGAGCAGAAGCGGGGTGGGAGTCATCCTCAGGAACCCCAAAGGCCAAGAGTTCGGATTTGCCATAAAACTGGATTTTGTCACCACCAACAACGAAGCAGAATATGAAGTGGTAATATCAGGCTTGGCACTGTCCCAAGAGATGGGAGCAACAAATGTTGAAATACGAAGTGATTCTCAAGTGGTGGTGGGCCAAGTTCAAGGACAGTTTGACACGCAAGAAGATCGAATGGCCAGGTATCTGGACCAGGTACGCAAGTTCCAATCTTATTTTGACAGGGTTGTTGTGACAAAGATACCCAGGGAAGCAAATACCCGAGCAGTTGAGCTCTTAAAGATAGTTGCGGCAACAGACGAGGAGATTGAGGCCTCAAGatggcaaattattgttctgatcGAGCCATCCATAACTCCGAAAGTTAACATTATGCAAGCAGATACAGCTCCGACTGAACCAAAATCGGCTACTAAGATCATTCAGTTTCTAAAAAATGTGACATTACCTCAAGACAAGGCTGCGGCTCGAAAGATCAAAAACCAAGCAACTCGATTTAGTTTGCTCGGAGAAGTACTCTACAAAAGAGGATACTCCGAACCCCTACTGAAATGGCTTTCCAAGACCGAGGTGGAGTATGTGTTGAAAGAAATCCATGAAGGCATGTGCGGAAACCATTCGAGAGGACGAATGCTGGCAGAAAAGACCATCCGAGCAGGTTATTATTGGCCATCAATAAGCAAAGATTTAGCCCGAGTTGTGAAGCATTGTGACAAGTGCCAGAGATTCTCAAGAATCATGAAGACAACACCTGAGAAGCTTACTCCCATTACTTCTCCATGGCTTTTTGCGAAATAG